A window of Torulaspora globosa chromosome 8, complete sequence contains these coding sequences:
- the NNT1 gene encoding S-adenosylmethionine-dependent methyltransferase (ancestral locus Anc_6.79), whose protein sequence is MVSDTESIGEGFGLFEEPEDFRPAPPEAHFAQYERDQISPDSESQIKQLQLRLVGSSPLWGHLLWNAGIYTAKHLDDNVPLVKNKTVLELGAAAGLPSLVSSLVGAKKVVCTDYPDADLLQNIQFNVDNVIFRGEEVAEGSRLQRNIVVEGYIWGNDYLPLQKHIGGENSKFDLIILSDLVFNHTEHHKLLRTTKDLLADGGKALVVFSPHRPKLLDDDLRFFETAKEYGLLSTFIEMVNWKPMFEEDEETSEIRSRVYSYYLTHA, encoded by the coding sequence ATGGTGTCTGATACGGAGTCAATTGGTGAAGGATTTGGCCTCTTTGAGGAGCCGGAGGACTTCCGCCCGGCACCACCGGAGGCGCATTTTGCACAATACGAAAGAGACCAGATCTCACCGGACTCTGAATCACAGATAAAGCAGCTCCAGCTTCGTCTGGTGGGGAGCTCACCGCTGTGGGGACATCTACTGTGGAATGCGGGGATTTACACAGCCAAACATCTGGACGATAACGTGCCTCTGGTCAAGAACAAGACTGTGCTGGAACTTGGGGCAGCTGCAGGTCTGCCTTCCTTGGTCTCTTCGCTCGTTGGAGCGAAGAAGGTGGTTTGCACCGACTATCCCGATGCAGATCTATTGCAGAATATCCAGTTCAACGTTGATAATGTAATTTTCCGCGGAGAAGAGGTGGCAGAAGGGTCCAGACTGCAGAGGAACATCGTAGTCGAGGGCTATATATGGGGAAATGATTATCTGCCTCTGCAGAAGCACATTGGTGGCGAAAATAGCAAGTTTGACCTCATAATTCTAAGCGACTTGGTTTTTAATCATACGGAGCACCATAAACTGTTGAGAACCACAAAGGATCTGTTGGCGGACGGCGGGAAGGCACTGGTTGTTTTCTCTCCCCATAGACCtaagctgctggatgatgatttACGGTTTTTCGAGACAGCCAAGGAATACGGGCTGCTATCCACTTTTATAGAAATGGTCAACTGGAAGCCAATGTTTgaagaggacg
- the ECI1 gene encoding dodecenoyl-CoA isomerase (ancestral locus Anc_6.78): MAGDNSSERIKYFVDGPFFVIRLCDPGSLNALNGNDYLYLAELLEKSERNSDVYFTVLQSSGRFFSSGADFQSISKAQETKTSEPELNKWLAYFVSRNVYVTDMFARHSKILICCMNGPAIGLSAALCALCDIVYSMNDKVYLLFPFSSIGLVTEGATSVTLPMKLGSSWTFESLLFSSPIRFDKLDGTIVAKNYEMDNVEKFNDAVLEELKSKIKPLYLPTLPDIKKLLRERYSQELSRANSVEVNDAIKYWVRGIPQRSFKQLSQKQRKHKL; the protein is encoded by the coding sequence atggCTGGTGATAATAGCAGTGAGAGAATCAAATACTTTGTGGATGGTCCCTTCTTCGTGATAAGACTATGCGACCCGGGGTCCTTGAACGCGCTGAATGGAAACGACTATCTGTACCTGGCGGAATTGCTGGAGAAATCTGAACGAAACTCGGACGTTTACTTCACAGTGTTGCAAAGTAGTGGTAGGTTTTTTTCAAGTGGAGCGGACTTCCAATCTATATCCAAAGCGCAGGAGACGAAGACGAGCGAACCAGAGTTGAACAAGTGGTTGGCGTATTTCGTTTCTCGTAACGTGTATGTCACCGACATGTTTGCGAGACATTCCAAGATACTCATTTGCTGCATGAATGGGCCTGCGATCGGGCTGAGTGCGGCGTTGTGTGCGCTGTGCGACATAGTGTACTCGATGAACGATAAAGTTTATCTCCTGTTCCCCTTTTCCAGCATCGGACTTGTGACTGAGGGGGCCACTTCGGTCACTCTGCCGATGAAGCTGGGTAGCAGTTGGACGTTTGAGAGCCTGCTGTTCAGTTCGCCTATTAGGTTCGACAAGCTGGATGGGACGATTGTGGCGAAGAATTACGAAATGGACAACGTCGAGAAGTTCAACGACGCGgttctggaagaattgaaatcaaagatcaaacCGCTTTATTTACCCACTTTACCggatatcaagaagctgctgcGAGAAAGATACTCCCAGGAGCTCAGCAGAGCCAACTCTGTCGAAGTCAACGATGCTATCAAGTACTGGGTCAGGGGGATCCCGCAGCGAAGCTTCAAACAATTGAGTCAAAAGCAGCGGAAGCATAAGCTATGA
- the PUT7 gene encoding Put7p (ancestral locus Anc_6.77), giving the protein MLRYVTRCSRSAITRSLRRYSTPTVKSSIEDNAPNKSGTGTGTSSDNFMNKLPEQLISQGNGMKPTRAECQIDTLACYNRLREQGFTSQQTELIIDLLLETLNKEFFSRYNTVFLQNMELENQSHLFHAAETELKYAIQTSRDTQLNDQHLQLLKLIRDLDSLHDEINEMIINLLQKDSKVDFNNQKIENTLLHRKINLQLNECTNKIATKLLGSARSDIERLRWQTTRSGLLAILVLVFVIMGGASFARKVNAPTEEAEPKS; this is encoded by the coding sequence ATGCTACGCTATGTTACTAGATGCTCACGCTCGGCAATAACACGGTCACTCAGACGATATAGCACACCTACAGTCAAGAGCAGCATTGAAGACAACGCTCCAAACAAGTCCGGCACCGGAACGGGGACTTCGTCAGACAACTTTATGAATAAGCTGCCGGAGCAGTTGATCTCTCAGGGAAATGGAATGAAGCCAACTAGAGCAGAGTGCCAGATCGATACCCTTGCATGTTACAATCGACTGAGGGAACAAGGTTTTACGTCACAACAAACAGAACTGATTATCGATCTCCTGCTAGAGACCCTCAATAAGGAGTTCTTTTCTCGTTACAACACGGTGTTTCTGCAGAATATGGAGCTCGAGAACCAATCGCATCTTTTCCATGCCGCAGAGACCGAGTTGAAATACGCGATTCAAACCTCTAGGGACACTCAATTGAACGACCAGCACTTGCAGCTCCTGAAGCTAATCCGCGACTTGGACTCGCTGCACGACGAGATCAATGAAATGATCATCAACCTTCTGCAGAAGGATTCGAAAGTCGATTTCAATAATCAAAAGATCGAAAACACCTTACTCCATAGAAAAATCAATTTACAGCTAAATGAGTGTACGAACAAGATTGCAACAAAGCTACTCGGGAGCGCCAGATCCGACATTGAGCGCCTGAGGTGGCAAACAACGAGAAGCGGACTGCTCGCGATACTGGTCCTTGTGTTCGTCATCATGGGGGGAGCCAGCTTCGCCAGAAAAGTGAACGCTCCGACCGAAGAGGCGGAGCCCAAGTCATAG
- the RSO55 gene encoding Rso55p (ancestral locus Anc_6.76) encodes MIHTRASEIAVMNVRWLCSTTLRLVKKNKLPPRPKFTKEMEAQCEEKFLHGGRGPGGQKINKCNSKVQLKHLETGIVVTCQETRSRESNRKIAREKMALEIARYLNPDSSTDARTEALQRWVVQGKRAKEKKSKLKYAKHEEERQSKQQESLRRDAAIIESL; translated from the coding sequence atgATACACACCAGAGCGTCTGAGATAGCCGTAATGAACGTGAGATGGCTCTGTTCGACGACGTTAAGGCTGGTTAAGAAGAATAAGTTGCCACCTAGGCCCAAGTTCACTAAGGAGATGGAGGCCCAGTGCGAAGAGAAGTTTCTACACGGTGGTCGAGGGCCTGGAGGGCAAAAAATCAATAAGTGTAACTCGAAGGtccaattgaagcatctgGAGACGGGTATAGTCGTTACCTGCCAGGAGACTAGATCTAGGGAGAGTAATAGGAAGATAGCAAGGGAAAAGATGGCTCTGGAGATCGCCCGGTACTTGAACCCAGATTCTTCGACAGATGCAAGGACTGAAGCCCTCCAAAGATGGGTGGTTCAAGGCAAGAGggccaaggagaagaagagcaaaCTGAAGTATGCCAAACACGAGGAGGAGAGGCAGTCGAAGCAGCAGGAGTCTTTAAGAAGAGACGCGGCGATAATAGAGTCTCTTTGA
- a CDS encoding enoyl-CoA hydratase/isomerase family protein yields MIEHEKLSGGLFTITINEPSKLNSLTLSDFTRIAKLIQQADADDEIIAVFLQSTGRFFSSGAQFDYFGEFEGMEPEKKEQRLRSEIATMNVYVADVFAQHSKPLVCCLNGPAIGLAASLVLLCDIVYAMNDQVYLLFPFSSLGFAAELGCSVTAPLKLGINRTNEHFVFSTKIQYKDMLQARLIAKDFHLRPGKTAEFNSQVHTLVQESLEGKNRHAMLNIQQLLSQKDALVRAQGRETSVTLPFWLHGEPLKRFKQLQTRQRKHRL; encoded by the coding sequence ATGATTGAGCATGAGAAGCTTAGTGGGGGGTTGTTCACTATCACCATAAATGAGCCCTCGAAGTTGAATTCGCTCACGTTGAGCGACTTCACGCGAATTGCCAAGCTGATACAGCAGGCCGACGCCGACGACGAGATCATAGCTGTGTTTCTTCAGAGTACCGGCAGGTTCTTCTCTTCCGGTGCCCAGTTCGATTACTTTGGTGAATTTGAGGGCATGGAGCccgagaagaaagagcaacGATTGCGTTCGGAGATCGCTACGATGAACGTTTATGTGGCAGATGTGTTTGCACAGCATAGCAAACCGCTTGTGTGTTGCTTGAACGGGCCTGCGATCGGGCTCGCTGCCTCGTTGGTGCTGCTTTGTGACATAGTATACGCGATGAACGACCAAGTGTACCTGCTATTCCCCTTCAGCTCGTTGGGATTCGCAGCAGAGTTGGGCTGTTCTGTCACGGCACCGTTGAAGCTGGGCATCAACAGAACAAATGAGCATTTCGTGTTCAGCACAAAGATCCAGTACAAGGATATGCTGCAGGCGCGCCTGATTGCAAAGGACTTCCATCTCCGACCGGGAAAGACAGCCGAGTTCAACAGTCAGGTTCACACGTTAGTCCAGGAATCGCTTGAGGGTAAAAATAGGCACGCTATGCTGAATATTCAGCAGTTGCTCTCCCAGAAGGATGCACTGGTCAGGGCACAAGGCCGCGAAACTAGCGTTACTTTGCCGTTCTGGCTACACGGCGAACCTCTCAAACGGTTCAAACAGTTGCAAACACGGCAGAGAAAGCATCGTCTGTAG
- a CDS encoding uncharacterized protein (ancestral locus Anc_6.75) codes for MGRPKKLVSQENIKKFQQELEMAGDNAAMLLRDKKGRSRSCLLCRRRKQRCDRKQPSCSNCLKAKVKCVQPARYNPSNLMDGTSPSPLPSFDEATPKYFRPNVAPTRLPNEQYTQYLEDRVHALERMLNKSKTPMQLPIPNGNENALASGSNVFPSGDNGRARLFKNASPFPSGAPTQMESSSLPALASDSLESVDFSKCIFANYNLKEFMNYDPVFEFDGMLSRSFLDTFFTRLQFKYPLLDEQEIYDFHAHYISNDIHSYSETGFHFACGRMWLVFSISACLYMTTGKYKGLPPVRYFSTAVRHIARCGQSLNNVQRVELLTLLVLYMLRTDRDSSVLYEIIKDVVFICKEKLHLNNMQPNDPYANEKLRIFWCVYLLERMICVAVGRPYTISEKEINLPLFSEESFNNASNKHADKSTNGRGVHFINQSLKLRRIESQFVEHLQILPLKHNKKEVLRSQLPMVKKFFQDLEVWRAGCSKDDIKNFENETLKLYYYRSVRLLLQPYLEFMRPEDKLFRECQAAAGQICQLYKIFHQKTLTGHSTPAIHTVFIAGVTLIYCMWLARNNDDERRKKLGDESKHTRPLVSASLFSTMDDLRACSVCLYVMTERSNFARTFRDTFDQLMNATVGNLIERCGPDSSELIYLSSQKDKSMDHLEDQPTKDKATNDSESGMPPATDRTFGKRQAQEHEGFVEISQVDIEEQKEFKRRQGVLEKMSVPKSLSHLLIKVEDDKEEESVNQDKKDQRSEGSRDKYIVKKPTNSTEFDWKSFQQQALVQQHIARENLKAYLSSLNYLNGTKSVAFNPGAHIYSPPEMQPPNLSINNRASTENAPLQVRPINTDEKAGMNRPQNVAPQTAAARTRIISHITSGPTTGSNSPSSMPNMGLLYNNGTHDMINDISTWTNDSVMQLMDNESLATTNFYSQENFSFLPHEEERFLPQIKHATSPQQSSDTNGSQPALSTNANGKGFHSTAIDAIQVRTDFDKLRRHPSATGHNSMVEKFWTVNDDYGFLT; via the coding sequence ATGGGAAGGCCCAAGAAGTTGGTCAGCCAGGAAAATATAAAAAAGTTTCAGCAAGAACTTGAGATGGCAGGAGATAATGCGGCTATGTTGCTGAGGGATAAGAAAGGCCGCTCGAGATCATGTCTTTTGTGTCGTAGACGTAAACAGCGTTGTGATCGTAAGCAGCCCTCCTgttccaattgcttgaagGCAAAGGTGAAATGCGTGCAGCCGGCTCGTTACAATCCCAGTAATCTTATGGATGGTACTTCACCTTCTCCGTTACCTtcttttgatgaagctACTCCGAAGTACTTTAGGCCGAATGTGGCTCCCACGAGGCTTCCGAATGAACAATATACGCAATATCTGGAAGATCGAGTCCATGCCTTGGAGCGGATGTTGAACAAGAGCAAAACGCCGATGCAACTGCCAATCCCGAACGGCAATGAGAACGCTTTGGCAAGTGGGTCTAATGTTTTCCCTTCTGGTGATAACGGGCGCGCAAGGCTGTTCAAGAATGCTTCGCCGTTTCCAAGTGGGGCTCCTACTCAAATGGAGAGCTCCTCGCTGCCTGCGCTGGCATCTGACTCGCTCGAGTCTGTAGATTTTTCCAAGTGCATTTTCGCCAACTATaatttgaaggaattcATGAACTACGATCCCGTTTTCGAGTTTGATGGGATGCTTTCTCGGTCATTTTTAGAcaccttcttcaccagattGCAATTCAAATATCCGTTGCTGGACGAACAGGAAATTTACGACTTCCATGCGCACTATATCTCGAATGATATCCACTCGTACTCGGAAACTGGATTTCACTTTGCATGTGGTAGAATGTGGCTTGTATTCAGTATAAGTGCTTGTCTTTATATGACTACTGGGAAATACAAGGGATTGCCGCCCGTGAGATATTTCTCTACAGCGGTGCGGCATATTGCAAGATGTGGGCAGTCGCTGAATAACGTACAGCGAGTCGAATTATTAACCTTACTTGTGCTCTACATGTTGAGAACAGACAGAGACTCATCAGTCCTTTACGAGATTATCAAGGATGTGGTGTTCATTTGTAAGGAAAAATTGCACTTAAACAACATGCAACCTAATGATCCGTATGCCAATGAGAAATTGAGGATTTTTTGGTGTGTATACCTTCTGGAGAGAATGATTTGCGTTGCCGTGGGTAGACCATATACCATTtctgagaaagaaataaACTTGCCGCTATTCAGCGAGGAATCTTTCAACAATGCGTCAAACAAACACGCTGATAAATCTACCAATGGTCGAGGCGTCCATTTTATCAATCAATCGCTGAAATTGCGCAGAATTGAGTCACAATTTGTAGAGCACCTGCAAATCTTGCCTCTCAAACATAACAAGAAAGAGGTTTTGAGAAGTCAATTGCCTATGGTGAAAAaattctttcaagatctcgaGGTTTGGAGGGCAGGTTGTTCGAAGGACGACATTAAGAATTTCGAGAATGAGACTTTAAAACTGTACTATTACAGGTCCGTAAGATTACTGCTTCAGCCTTATCTGGAGTTTATGAGACCTGAAGATAAACTTTTTAGAGAATGTcaggctgctgctggtcagATCTGTCAACTTTACAAgatttttcatcaaaaaaCCCTTACAGGTCATTCTACCCCGGCAATTCATACTGTTTTTATCGCGGGCGTTACTCTAATCTACTGTATGTGGCTTGCAAGGAacaacgacgatgaaagACGGAAAAAACTTGGTGACGAGTCGAAGCATACGAGACCTCTAGTTAGCGCGAGTCTCTTCTCTACTATGGACGATTTAAGGGCATGTTCTGTCTGCCTATATGTCATGACCGAGAGATCTAATTTTGCTCGAACCTTTAGAGATACCTTCGATCAACTCATGAATGCCACTGTTGGTAATTTGATTGAACGTTGCGGTCCGGATTCTTCTGAATTAATCTACTTGTCGTCTCAAAAGGACAAATCAATGGATCACCTGGAGGATCAACCCACCAAAGACAAGGCAACAAACGATTCGGAAAGTGGTATGCCGCCAGCAACTGATAGAACCTTCGGCAAAAGACAAGCTCAAGAACACGAAGGGTTTGTGGAAATCTCGCAGGTTGATAtagaagagcagaaagagtTCAAGAGACGACAAGGTGTGCTAGAAAAGATGTCGGTACCGAAAAGTTTGTCCCACCTTTTGATTAAAGTGGAAGatgacaaagaagaggaaagcgTGAATCAGGATAAAAAAGACCAACGCAGTGAAGGTAGCAGAGATAAATATATCGTGAAGAAGCCAACAAATTCCACGGAATTCGACTGGAAGtcttttcaacaacaaGCCTTGGTTCAACAACATATAGCGAGGGAAAACTTGAAAGCATATCTATCGTCCTTGAACTATCTCAATGGTACCAAATCGGTTGCATTTAACCCCGGGGCTCATATATACTCCCCACCTGAAATGCAACCACCCAATCTATCAATAAACAACAGAGCTTCTACTGAAAATGCTCCACTGCAAGTGCGTCCGATCAATACGGATGAGAAAGCAGGCATGAATCGTCCACAGAATGTCGCACCGCAGACTGCCGCCGCAAGGACCCGTATAATATCCCATATCACTTCAGGCCCGACGACAGGCTCTAACTCGCCAAGCTCAATGCCCAACATGGGACTTTTATATAACAACGGGACGCACGATATGATAAATGATATCTCGACTTGGACCAACGACTCCGTGATGCAGCTAATGGACAACGAATCCCTAGCCACCACCAATTTCTATTCCCAAGAGAACTTTTCCTTTTTGCCTCACGAGGAAGAACGCTTTCTACCTCAGATTAAACACGCAACTTCTCCTCAACAATCCTCTGATACCAACGGATCTCAACCGGCATTATCAACTAATGCCAACGGTAAAGGTTTTCATTCTACTGCTATTGACGCTATTCAAGTTAGAACCGACTTCGACAAATTACGACGGCATCCTTCAGCGACCGGCCACAACTCAATGGTCGAGAAATTTTGGACAGTAAACGACGATTATGGATTTCTGACATAA
- the YSH1 gene encoding cleavage polyadenylation factor subunit YSH1 (ancestral locus Anc_6.74) → METSGKNSLRFFALGGGNEVGRSCHILQFKGKTIMLDAGVHPAYQGYASLPFYDEFDLSTIDVLLISHFHVDHAASLPYVMQKTNFQGRVFMTHPTKAIYRWLLRDFVRVTSIGSSSGGQDDNLYTDEDLADSFDKIETIDYHSTVDINGIKFTAFHAGHVLGAAMFQIEIAGVRVLFTGDYSRELDRHLNSAEVPPLPSDVLIVESTFGTATHEPRANRERKLTQLIHSTVSRGGRVLLPVFALGRAQEIMLILDEYWSQHAEELGGGQVPIYYASNLAKRCMSVFQTYVNMMNDDIRRKFRDSQTNPFIFKNISYLKNIDEFQDFGPSVMLASPGMLQSGLSRDVLERWCPEAKNLVLITGYSVEGTMAKFLMLEPDTIPSISNTEATIPRRCQIEEISFAAHVDFQENLEFIEKISAPNIILVHGESNPMGRLKSALLSNFASLKGTEGEVHVFNPRNCVDVILEFKGVKIAKAVGNIVDAIRKEEEVGVKEEKKNNTEQHTEKEVVEAEEKEFPSEDEKEIIVSGILVSDEKNFDLNLVSLTDLREHHTELTTTVLRERQTVHVDCKKELIYWHICQMFGDVEVIADEDDVTNRIKKDDVKMEFADGGSGRLVLKIMNDITLTIVDNLATLEWNQGLISDTVADSIVAILMSVDSSPASVRMSSKACDHHHNHESPNNFLEQQNSVWKVKQIAKLFKEQFGDTFTLLLQKSEDHKNGDGDIYGVITIGKSTARINFSQMKIEECNSNPLKGRIERILDMGADLTAPLC, encoded by the coding sequence ATGGAAACTTCAGGGAAGAACTCACTGAGATTTTTCGCACTTGGTGGGGGGAATGAAGTCGGAAGATCATGTCATATCTTGCAGTTCAAGGGCAAAACAATAATGCTGGACGCTGGTGTCCATCCAGCTTATCAAGGCTATGCCTCATTACCCTTTTACGACGAGTTTGATCTTTCTACAATCGATGTTTTGCTGATATCACATTTCCATGTGGACCACGCTGCTTCTCTTCCCTACGTGATGCAAAAGACGAACTTCCAGGGGAGAGTTTTCATGACGCATCCAACGAAAGCCATTTATAGGTGGCTTTTGAGAGATTTTGTGAGAGTTACCAGTATTGGATCTTCGTCAGGCGGTCAGGATGACAACTTGTATACGGATGAAGATCTCGCCGATTCTTTCGACAAAATAGAAACCATAGACTATCATTCCACAGTGGACATCAATGGTATAAAGTTCACTGCATTTCATGCAGGTCATGTCCTTGGTGCCGCTATGTTTCAGATAGAGATTGCTGGCGTTAGAGTCCTCTTCACTGGTGACTATTCTCGTGAGTTGGATCGACACTTGAATTCTGCTGAAGTCCCGCCTTTGCCTTCGGACGTTCTTATCGTCGAATCCACTTTTGGTACAGCCACCCATGAACCGCGTGCGAATCGCGAACGCAAACTTACTCAGTTAATTCACTCGACGGTCAGCCGTGGAGGCCGGGTTTTGCTGCCTGTATTTGCATTGGGGAGGGCGCAAGAGATTATGTTGATTTTAGATGAGTACTGGTCTCAGCATGCGGAGGAGTTGGGCGGAGGTCAAGTGCCGATATATTATGCTTCCAATCTCGCTAAGAGATGTATGAGCGTTTTTCAAACTTATGTCAACATGATGAATGATGATATTCGCCGGAAGTTTCGAGACTCGCAAACTAATCCTtttatcttcaagaatatttCATATCTTAAGAACATCGACGAATTCCAGGATTTCGGGCCCAGCGTCATGCTGGCTTCTCCCGGTATGCTACAAAGTGGGCTTTCAAGAgatgttcttgaaagatggtGTCCAGAAGCTAAAAATCTGGTGCTCATCACTGGTTATTCTGTTGAAGGTACAATGGCTAAATTTCTAATGTTGGAACCCGACACAATTCCATCAATCAGTAATACAGAAGCTACCATTCCGAGACGCTGtcaaattgaagagattTCTTTTGCGGCACACGTTGATTTTCAGGAAAATCTGGAGttcattgagaagatcaGCGCCCCAAACATTATTCTTGTTCATGGCGAATCTAACCCCATGGGTCGTTTGAAATCTGCTCTCTTATCAAATTTCGCCTCATTGAAAGGCACTGAAGGGGAAGTGCACGTCTTTAATCCGAGAAATTGCGTCGATGTCATCTTGGAGTTCAAGGGCGTGAAAATAGCCAAAGCGGTAGGGAATATTGTGGATGCTATACGgaaagaggaagaagtaGGCgtgaaagaagagaagaagaacaataCGGAACAACATACGGAGAAAGAAGTGGTTGAAGcagaggagaaagaatttCCAAGCGAggatgagaaagaaatTATTGTATCTGGGATATTAGTGTCGGATGAGAAGAACTTTGACTTGAATTTAGTTTCATTGACAGATTTGAGGGAACATCACACCGAATTGACCACAACAGTTTTGAGAGAAAGGCAAACAGTCCATGTGGACTGTAAAAAAGAACTAATATACTGGCACATCTGCCAAATGTTTGGGGATGTAGAAGTCATCgctgatgaggatgatgtCACAAATAGAATCAAAAAGGACGACGTTAAAATGGAATTCGCTGACGGCGGAAGCGGTAGGCTAGTGCTCAAGATCATGAACGACATAACTTTGACAATTGTTGATAACTTGGCCACGTTAGAATGGAACCAAGGCCTGATAAGTGACACCGTTGCAGATTCCATTGTGGCTATCCTGATGAGTGTTGATTCGTCGCCCGCCAGCGTGCGAATGAGCAGCAAGGCTTGCGATCATCACCACAATCATGAGAGCCCGAACAACTTTTTGGAGCAGCAGAATAGTGTGTGGAAAGTGAAACAAATAGcgaaacttttcaaagagcaGTTTGGAGATACTTTCACTCTCCTACTGCAGAAGAGCGAAGATCACAAGAATGGAGATGGAGATATTTACGGTGTGATTACCATCGGGAAGAGCACCGCCCGCATAAATTTTTCTCAGATGAAGATAGAAGAATGCAATTCTAATCCATTGAAGGGAAGAATTGAGAGAATCCTGGATATGGGAGCTGATCTGACAGCACCTTTGTGCTGA